The following proteins are co-located in the Pyrobaculum calidifontis JCM 11548 genome:
- a CDS encoding nucleotidyltransferase domain-containing protein — MELLAWLWRRVEWGRLGVRLAVVFGSILRSPRARDVDVLVFVDEGVDEDEAALRVMEAVENAVGLEADVYVVGDVSSVNCFLLLEALRDGVIVYRDVVGLERLVFAVGVCNDFMISRRKLGSTPTKWLI, encoded by the coding sequence GTGGAACTCTTGGCGTGGCTGTGGAGGCGTGTGGAGTGGGGGCGGCTGGGGGTCCGCCTGGCCGTGGTTTTTGGATCTATTCTGCGTAGTCCTAGGGCTAGGGATGTTGACGTGTTGGTGTTTGTGGATGAGGGTGTGGATGAGGACGAGGCGGCGCTGAGGGTTATGGAGGCTGTGGAGAACGCGGTTGGTCTCGAGGCTGACGTGTATGTGGTTGGCGACGTGTCTAGTGTTAACTGTTTTTTACTGCTCGAGGCGCTGAGGGACGGGGTTATTGTGTACAGAGACGTGGTTGGCTTAGAGCGGCTCGTGTTTGCCGTGGGCGTGTGCAACGACTTTATGATTTCGCGTAGGAAGCTTGGGTCGACCCCGACAAAGTGGTTAATTTGA
- a CDS encoding paREP15, coiled-coil protein: MDAAASIAIETAVKHVMEKIKRGKKLTTEDILILYLGSISEDVRAMRAEATEREKALREEIAQLRREMYARFDATDAKFDAKIEELRKEMNAKIDALYAEINRKFDELYRLLITALTQKRQES, translated from the coding sequence ATGGACGCCGCCGCCTCTATCGCCATCGAGACCGCCGTGAAACACGTGATGGAGAAGATAAAGCGGGGCAAGAAGCTTACCACAGAGGACATCCTCATACTCTACCTAGGCTCAATATCAGAGGACGTGAGGGCAATGCGCGCCGAGGCAACCGAAAGAGAAAAAGCGCTAAGAGAGGAGATAGCGCAGTTAAGGAGAGAAATGTACGCCAGATTCGACGCCACAGACGCCAAGTTTGACGCCAAAATCGAGGAACTGCGTAAGGAAATGAACGCAAAGATCGACGCCCTCTACGCCGAGATAAACCGCAAATTCGACGAACTCTATCGACTCCTAATAACCGCCCTCACACAGAAAAGACAGGAGAGCTAA
- a CDS encoding UDP binding domain-containing protein produces the protein MGLAFKPGTDDVRESRGVEVAKLLAEEGAEVYVHDPVALEKAKAVLGDKVAYVEDA, from the coding sequence TTGGGGCTCGCGTTTAAGCCTGGCACAGACGACGTGAGAGAGTCACGCGGCGTGGAGGTGGCCAAGCTCTTGGCTGAGGAGGGAGCGGAGGTCTACGTCCACGACCCCGTGGCGTTGGAAAAGGCGAAGGCCGTGCTAGGAGACAAGGTGGCCTATGTGGAAGACGCGTAG
- a CDS encoding glycosyltransferase family 2 protein produces MDCVTLVIPTLDEAEAIGKVIEEARRAGFTKILVVDGGSRDGTPQIAAEKGAVVIGQRGRGKGDAIATALDYVDTPYLVVIDGDYTYPPEEAAKLVAYLRHYDLVLGARQGPMPLIYRVGNWLLARAISLMYGVRLRDPLTGMYAARTEVLRRAAPTAQGFDIETEIIAKAVEQGASVREVPIQYRKRLGRKKLKPWHGLHILWRAVRAAYTANPLLALYLAGALLAAPGLALGGWVAYRLFYQGVPHYMLGLLALGLLLLGLVSLALAPLAAAVVRLRAQIARATPRQEPTDCLPPLPPPPPPQPRRRPTIWDRLEATARGLTIAFAATLSAAAYFLAVGDTPTANKLAEYAYYFLAAATVIYLAVAAKQ; encoded by the coding sequence GTGGACTGCGTAACCCTCGTAATACCCACCCTAGACGAGGCCGAGGCCATAGGCAAAGTGATAGAGGAGGCCAGGAGAGCGGGCTTCACAAAGATACTAGTGGTAGACGGAGGCTCCAGGGACGGCACCCCCCAAATCGCCGCAGAGAAGGGCGCAGTCGTAATAGGGCAGAGGGGGAGGGGAAAGGGAGACGCCATAGCCACAGCACTAGACTACGTGGACACCCCCTACCTCGTCGTAATAGACGGAGACTACACCTACCCCCCAGAGGAGGCCGCCAAGCTAGTCGCATACCTACGGCACTACGACCTAGTCCTAGGCGCGAGGCAGGGCCCCATGCCCCTCATCTACCGCGTGGGAAACTGGCTACTGGCAAGGGCCATATCCCTAATGTACGGAGTGAGGCTGAGGGACCCCCTCACAGGCATGTACGCCGCCAGGACCGAGGTCCTCAGGCGAGCCGCCCCCACAGCCCAAGGCTTCGACATAGAGACAGAGATAATAGCCAAGGCAGTGGAACAGGGCGCGTCGGTGAGAGAGGTGCCCATCCAGTACAGGAAGAGGCTAGGCCGCAAAAAGCTAAAGCCATGGCACGGCCTTCACATCCTCTGGCGCGCAGTGAGAGCCGCCTACACCGCCAACCCACTCCTCGCCCTATACCTCGCCGGAGCCCTCCTCGCCGCGCCAGGCCTCGCCCTAGGCGGATGGGTCGCCTACAGGCTATTCTACCAGGGAGTCCCCCACTACATGCTAGGCTTGTTAGCCCTCGGCCTACTCCTACTCGGGTTGGTCTCCCTCGCCCTAGCCCCCCTAGCCGCCGCCGTGGTGAGACTGAGGGCACAAATCGCCCGCGCCACCCCCAGACAGGAGCCCACAGACTGCCTCCCACCACTCCCACCACCCCCACCACCCCAGCCCAGGAGGCGCCCAACCATCTGGGACAGACTAGAGGCAACGGCCAGGGGGCTGACAATAGCCTTCGCCGCGACCCTCTCCGCCGCCGCGTACTTCCTAGCCGTGGGAGACACGCCGACCGCGAACAAGCTCGCCGAATACGCCTACTACTTCCTCGCCGCCGCGACTGTGATATATCTGGCAGTAGCCGCCAAACAATGA
- a CDS encoding glycosyltransferase family 4 protein yields MRILWLNWRDIKHPLAGGAEVYTHEVAKRLAARGHEIILVTSRPKGLPPREEIDGYTVIRRGGKYTVYLEARRLYHQLKKEGWRPDVVIDEINTVPFLTPKYVKEPIVALIHQLCKDCWKYAVHPLAQPLGWWLEQRLHKPYIQAAKRGNLKVITVSPSTAQDLYDLGYPPYAVAIVPNGLDWELYKDCNSQKRDLVTYVGRITPYKRLEDLLKAWKTVEKSYDAELIIAGRADPRYLARLTKLAKRLDLSRVNIKANITQQEKKALLAEAKLLVYTSVREGWGQTILEAAACKTPSVVYNVPGLRDAVKHMETGVIVKPGNIEELAKTIVLVMTEEELGKRLGEMAYLYAQTFSWDFTAKLFLKEINTS; encoded by the coding sequence ATGAGAATACTCTGGCTAAACTGGCGCGACATAAAACACCCACTAGCAGGAGGCGCAGAGGTGTACACACACGAAGTGGCAAAACGCCTCGCCGCACGCGGCCACGAAATCATCCTCGTCACCTCGAGGCCAAAAGGCCTCCCCCCAAGAGAGGAGATAGACGGCTACACAGTGATAAGGAGAGGAGGCAAGTACACCGTATACCTAGAAGCCCGCCGCCTCTATCACCAGCTAAAGAAGGAGGGCTGGCGCCCAGACGTGGTAATAGACGAAATAAACACAGTGCCATTCCTAACCCCCAAATACGTCAAAGAGCCAATAGTAGCCCTGATACACCAGCTATGCAAAGACTGCTGGAAATACGCAGTACACCCACTCGCACAGCCCCTAGGATGGTGGCTAGAACAACGCCTACACAAGCCATACATACAAGCGGCAAAGAGAGGCAACCTAAAGGTAATCACAGTCTCCCCCAGCACAGCCCAAGACCTATACGACCTAGGCTACCCACCCTACGCAGTAGCCATAGTCCCAAATGGGCTAGACTGGGAGCTATATAAAGACTGCAACAGCCAAAAGCGTGACTTAGTCACCTACGTGGGGAGAATAACCCCCTACAAAAGACTAGAAGACCTCCTAAAAGCTTGGAAAACTGTGGAAAAAAGCTACGACGCCGAGCTGATCATTGCAGGCCGGGCCGACCCACGTTACCTAGCCAGACTCACAAAACTAGCCAAAAGACTAGACCTTAGCCGCGTCAACATAAAGGCTAACATTACCCAGCAAGAAAAAAAGGCACTACTAGCCGAGGCAAAGCTCCTCGTATACACATCCGTCCGCGAAGGCTGGGGACAAACAATCCTAGAAGCTGCGGCATGCAAGACACCATCAGTGGTATACAACGTACCTGGCCTAAGAGACGCCGTAAAGCACATGGAAACAGGTGTAATAGTAAAGCCAGGGAACATAGAAGAGCTAGCAAAGACAATAGTACTTGTAATGACAGAGGAAGAATTAGGGAAAAGGCTAGGAGAGATGGCCTATTTGTATGCACAGACATTTAGTTGGGATTTTACAGCAAAATTATTTTTAAAAGAAATTAATACAAGTTAA
- a CDS encoding winged helix-turn-helix domain-containing protein — MESAEIRRRIVEYLKSVGSASVYEVAKAIGLSYGSAQWHLYVLEREGIVFSVAKGKKRIVMLKDSLDAYIKTLKVRDFFRDFWQLLRELGIESDMDVVDALKILEVERREVASSILSIARNLYEARRGRGQT, encoded by the coding sequence GTGGAGTCTGCTGAGATAAGGCGGCGTATTGTTGAATATTTGAAGTCTGTGGGTAGTGCCTCTGTGTACGAAGTGGCTAAGGCCATTGGCCTCTCCTACGGCTCGGCGCAGTGGCATTTGTACGTCTTGGAGCGGGAGGGCATCGTCTTCTCGGTGGCGAAGGGGAAGAAGAGGATTGTCATGCTTAAGGACTCTTTGGACGCGTATATTAAGACGCTTAAGGTTAGGGACTTTTTTAGAGATTTTTGGCAGTTGCTCAGGGAGTTGGGCATTGAGAGCGACATGGACGTGGTGGACGCTTTGAAGATCCTCGAGGTGGAGCGGAGGGAGGTGGCGTCTTCTATTCTTTCCATTGCGAGGAATTTGTATGAGGCTCGGCGTGGGCGAGGACAAACTTAA
- a CDS encoding adenylyl-sulfate kinase: MPFFEVYVRVPFDVAIRRDPKGLYARALRGELRGFTGVDDPYEEPLSPDLVLDNAEPPPERNAEVLAGFVLERVEYGVSRG, translated from the coding sequence GTGCCGTTTTTTGAGGTGTATGTGAGAGTGCCTTTCGACGTGGCGATTAGGCGGGATCCCAAGGGGCTTTACGCAAGGGCTCTGCGGGGTGAGTTGAGGGGGTTCACGGGGGTTGACGACCCGTACGAGGAGCCTCTCTCGCCGGATTTGGTGCTCGACAACGCGGAGCCCCCTCCTGAGAGGAATGCGGAGGTGCTCGCCGGCTTTGTCTTGGAGAGGGTTGAGTATGGAGTCTCACGGGGGTAG
- a CDS encoding glycosyltransferase family 2 protein, whose protein sequence is MTEPLVSIIIPTRNSEKTLPLCLRSIEKQTYKNIEVIVVDNYSKDKTVEIAKSYGARVYFKGPERSAQKNFGALKAQGDYVYFIDADFVLHARVVEEAVSLAKEGYDAVVILNISDPRPSLVAKIRFYERLSYYGSEMYEAARFIKKDLFLKVGGFDIRLYANEDYELHQRLLRAGAKIAKTKNSFEIHIGEPSSIKEFIIKNLYYASNISTYFRKNPNIRHMTPLRPTFFRKSFIGHLGRKWLPGLFLVILFKVLQATVIGLGILIKSNVLPYENIQKLRRVI, encoded by the coding sequence ATGACAGAGCCATTAGTATCAATAATAATACCTACACGCAACTCAGAGAAGACACTGCCCCTATGTTTAAGATCTATTGAAAAACAGACATATAAAAATATTGAAGTAATTGTAGTAGACAATTACAGCAAAGACAAGACTGTAGAAATTGCGAAATCCTATGGTGCGAGAGTGTACTTCAAGGGCCCTGAACGGTCTGCGCAAAAAAACTTTGGTGCACTCAAGGCCCAGGGAGACTACGTCTACTTCATAGACGCAGACTTCGTCCTCCACGCCCGCGTAGTAGAGGAAGCGGTCTCCTTAGCTAAGGAGGGATACGACGCAGTAGTAATTTTGAACATAAGCGATCCTCGCCCTAGTCTTGTGGCAAAGATTAGGTTTTATGAAAGATTGAGTTATTACGGCAGTGAAATGTATGAAGCAGCGAGGTTTATTAAGAAAGATCTTTTTTTAAAAGTTGGCGGTTTTGATATAAGGCTTTACGCAAATGAAGATTATGAACTCCATCAAAGACTTCTAAGGGCTGGTGCAAAGATTGCCAAAACAAAAAATAGTTTTGAAATACATATAGGTGAACCGTCAAGTATAAAAGAATTCATAATTAAGAATTTGTATTATGCATCAAATATTAGTACATACTTTAGGAAAAATCCAAATATTCGCCATATGACACCTTTAAGGCCCACTTTCTTTAGGAAGAGCTTTATAGGACACCTTGGGAGGAAATGGTTGCCAGGCCTATTTTTAGTGATTCTATTCAAAGTTTTACAAGCCACTGTAATAGGGTTAGGTATTTTAATAAAGTCCAACGTTTTACCATATGAGAATATACAAAAACTTAGAAGAGTAATTTAA
- a CDS encoding VIT1/CCC1 transporter family protein, producing MESGSSSNLVLVAREAAVDEYKEYLTYSTLAKIERNPARRAVLMRLAEQEFRHFQFWSRLAPVEPRGWLLRLYAWLMALLRLILGVTFVAKFMERGEEKAIERYRSVEPLLSGRDLEELRQIIRDEEEHERALISQLDETIVKYMGALVLGLADAIIEITGAHAGTLGATDSTITAGVIGLIVGIGASISMASASFLQTKHEVGKSPTVAALVTGVGYIAAVALMSLPYFLTHDIYVAFAASIAVGIFLTFVLTLQASVYADRDFKFEFLQTVGLLLGTALLTYFAGTYLGELFGIRTI from the coding sequence ATGGAATCAGGTTCTAGTTCGAACTTAGTTCTCGTAGCTAGAGAGGCCGCGGTGGACGAGTATAAGGAGTATTTGACCTACAGCACCTTGGCCAAGATTGAGCGGAATCCGGCGAGGAGGGCTGTGCTTATGCGTCTGGCGGAGCAGGAGTTTAGGCATTTCCAGTTCTGGAGCAGGCTGGCCCCCGTCGAGCCCCGGGGCTGGTTGCTGAGGCTCTACGCGTGGCTTATGGCGCTGCTCCGCCTTATACTCGGCGTAACTTTTGTGGCTAAGTTTATGGAGCGGGGGGAGGAGAAGGCTATTGAGAGGTATAGGTCGGTTGAGCCCCTCCTCTCTGGGAGAGACTTGGAGGAGCTTAGGCAGATAATTAGGGATGAGGAGGAGCACGAGAGGGCGCTTATTTCTCAGCTTGACGAGACTATTGTCAAATATATGGGGGCGCTCGTCTTGGGCCTGGCTGACGCGATTATTGAAATCACCGGTGCCCACGCTGGAACTCTCGGCGCCACTGACAGCACCATCACGGCGGGCGTTATTGGCCTAATTGTGGGCATCGGCGCGTCTATCTCCATGGCCTCTGCCTCATTTCTGCAGACAAAGCACGAGGTGGGGAAGTCGCCCACTGTGGCGGCCCTTGTGACGGGTGTGGGATACATCGCGGCGGTTGCCCTTATGTCCCTGCCATACTTCCTCACACACGACATCTACGTGGCCTTTGCCGCGTCTATCGCCGTGGGCATCTTCCTCACGTTTGTCTTAACGCTACAAGCCTCGGTCTACGCCGATAGGGACTTCAAGTTTGAGTTTTTGCAAACCGTGGGGCTTCTCTTGGGCACTGCACTGTTGACATACTTCGCGGGGACGTACCTCGGCGAGTTGTTTGGAATAAGGACTATCTGA
- a CDS encoding glycosyltransferase yields MDSGAVGGIEVSVVVPTYNEEKNIGTLLRALDEALHGIPYEVVIVDDASQDKTIEVANATPISGHLVVYRKPKRTGKPESLAIGLKVARGRYISFLDADLEYPPKAIAQMYHEALETNADIIAAARIDKRPLHRRVISWGAKLLAKLMIRELRRLRDPTTELILAKKEALVKVGFEKYAKYIKPITAALRHTAKLGYRIAEVPVEVTPRQHGSSSFKTKWITAYLKELMDLTDWLIPKYIAIALVAALIAHVLNPAIGIASLAMSLAIRYIPLRRLINPLGLITAEATSTALKIASASLIGLPLAWLIASALEVALVMWLR; encoded by the coding sequence ATGGACAGTGGCGCCGTAGGCGGAATTGAGGTTAGCGTAGTTGTTCCCACCTATAACGAGGAGAAGAACATCGGGACTCTGCTAAGAGCCCTCGACGAGGCCCTACACGGAATACCCTACGAAGTGGTGATAGTGGACGACGCAAGCCAAGACAAGACCATTGAAGTAGCTAATGCCACTCCTATCAGCGGGCACTTAGTTGTATATAGGAAGCCAAAAAGAACGGGAAAGCCGGAGTCCCTCGCCATAGGGCTAAAGGTGGCCAGAGGCAGATACATTTCCTTCCTAGACGCAGACCTGGAATACCCGCCCAAGGCCATAGCCCAAATGTACCATGAGGCGCTTGAAACGAATGCGGACATCATCGCCGCGGCTAGGATAGACAAAAGGCCACTTCACAGAAGAGTAATATCGTGGGGGGCAAAACTCCTAGCAAAGCTAATGATACGAGAGCTGAGGAGGCTAAGAGACCCCACCACCGAGCTCATACTGGCCAAAAAAGAAGCTCTGGTTAAGGTGGGATTTGAAAAATACGCCAAGTACATAAAGCCCATAACAGCGGCCCTCCGCCACACAGCAAAACTCGGCTACAGAATAGCCGAAGTGCCAGTAGAGGTGACCCCCAGGCAACACGGCTCCAGTAGCTTCAAGACCAAATGGATAACCGCCTACCTGAAAGAGCTAATGGACCTTACCGACTGGCTCATACCCAAATACATCGCAATCGCCCTCGTGGCAGCCCTCATAGCACACGTCTTAAACCCAGCCATAGGCATAGCCTCCCTCGCCATGAGCCTAGCCATCCGCTACATCCCACTAAGACGCCTAATCAACCCCCTGGGCCTCATCACGGCCGAGGCCACCTCCACAGCGCTAAAAATCGCCTCCGCCTCCCTCATCGGGCTACCTCTCGCTTGGCTAATAGCCTCAGCCCTCGAGGTGGCGCTAGTGATGTGGCTAAGATAG
- a CDS encoding PaREP1 family protein, translating to MEQVIERPLPKPTSADYASARLLEALVKAKLALDFLERGLTRNAAGKAFQAWRTVLAALLKLELERLKALAKTEEERRWLEERAVPRVPTTKMIPLSQMLRVLGYRDVAFITDRALNLHDYQYHGPDPDMALSKYRTREEAARAVVELVSAVVDYVERLRDKCAGCEELLGDLREEVAR from the coding sequence ATGGAACAGGTGATTGAAAGGCCGCTCCCGAAGCCCACGTCCGCCGATTACGCCTCTGCGCGTCTTCTTGAGGCCCTTGTCAAAGCCAAGCTCGCCCTCGACTTCCTCGAGCGTGGTCTTACTCGCAACGCGGCTGGGAAGGCTTTTCAAGCGTGGAGGACTGTGCTGGCGGCTCTTCTCAAGCTGGAGCTTGAGCGGCTGAAGGCCTTGGCCAAGACGGAGGAAGAGCGGCGCTGGCTTGAGGAAAGGGCGGTGCCCCGAGTCCCCACTACGAAGATGATACCGCTTTCGCAGATGTTGAGAGTGCTGGGGTATCGGGATGTTGCATTTATAACTGACCGCGCTTTAAACCTCCACGACTATCAGTACCACGGACCAGATCCAGACATGGCATTGAGCAAGTACAGGACGAGGGAGGAGGCGGCGAGGGCGGTTGTGGAGCTTGTGTCGGCTGTGGTTGACTATGTGGAAAGGCTGAGGGATAAGTGCGCTGGATGCGAAGAGCTCCTTGGGGATCTGAGAGAGGAGGTGGCTAGGTAG
- a CDS encoding ATP-binding protein — MVPISTHVRQRACEEVHSRIPRERSPRGKKPRELRIEKVKNKATCIVGPRRAGKTYYLFSLIKKVEDYLYVDFENPVFYNASPKDIITIVDAYKELYDRDPIVLLDEVQNVPDWERMVRYLLDKGLEVYVTGSSSKLLSKEIATHLRGRSLTYRLLTLSFREFLTFKGIDFRGRNFYKNYNRIRGAVEEYLHYGGYPEVVLSQLKERILKEYLELIIKKDILERFRIRNIPLINELIYYTLNNYAGHTSYDSLYRLLGQRTAATKRTIINYLSHLEDAMYITLLRRYTPSLRQRIAAPRKIYLIDTGYALFGQKDVARDMENAVLLELLRRHEPPAEIYYFHTKEGYEVDFLVKQEGRIAQLINVTYAKAYDEVDRREIRALLHAYEQFKQDNPQLTIITWDYEDQREHTWYRKRGVVTYVPLWKWLLNT; from the coding sequence TTGGTTCCCATTAGTACACACGTTAGACAGAGAGCTTGTGAAGAGGTACATAGTCGAATTCCACGAGAGAGGAGTCCCAGAGGTAAAAAGCCAAGGGAGTTAAGAATAGAGAAGGTGAAAAACAAGGCCACATGCATCGTAGGCCCCAGAAGAGCTGGAAAAACTTACTACTTATTCTCACTGATAAAAAAGGTAGAAGACTACCTCTATGTAGATTTTGAAAACCCAGTATTCTACAACGCCAGTCCCAAGGACATTATTACAATAGTTGACGCATATAAGGAGCTATACGACAGAGATCCAATAGTCCTCTTAGACGAAGTCCAAAATGTCCCGGACTGGGAGAGAATGGTCAGATACCTCTTAGACAAAGGCCTAGAGGTCTACGTCACGGGCTCCTCTTCAAAACTGCTGTCAAAAGAAATAGCCACACACCTCAGAGGGAGGTCGCTAACATACCGCCTACTCACCCTAAGCTTTAGAGAATTTCTAACCTTCAAAGGCATAGACTTCAGAGGGAGAAACTTCTACAAAAACTACAACAGAATTAGAGGCGCCGTAGAGGAATACCTACACTACGGCGGCTACCCAGAGGTAGTCCTAAGTCAGCTAAAAGAGAGAATTCTAAAAGAATACCTAGAACTAATAATAAAAAAAGACATACTAGAAAGATTCAGAATTAGAAATATTCCACTAATAAACGAGCTCATATACTACACATTAAACAATTACGCAGGACACACCTCATACGACTCGCTCTACAGGCTACTAGGACAGAGAACGGCCGCGACCAAGAGGACCATAATAAACTACCTCTCCCACCTAGAAGACGCCATGTACATCACACTCCTAAGAAGATACACGCCGTCGCTGAGGCAGAGAATAGCGGCCCCAAGAAAGATCTACCTAATAGACACGGGCTACGCGCTATTCGGCCAAAAAGACGTCGCAAGAGACATGGAAAACGCAGTACTCCTAGAGCTACTAAGACGCCACGAGCCCCCCGCAGAGATCTACTACTTCCACACCAAGGAGGGCTACGAAGTAGACTTCCTAGTAAAACAGGAGGGCCGAATAGCCCAGCTAATAAACGTGACCTACGCCAAGGCATACGACGAAGTAGACAGACGCGAAATACGGGCGCTACTACACGCCTACGAACAATTCAAACAAGACAACCCACAGCTCACCATCATAACCTGGGACTACGAAGACCAAAGAGAACACACGTGGTACAGGAAGAGGGGAGTAGTAACGTACGTCCCCCTCTGGAAGTGGCTACTAAACACCTAA
- a CDS encoding glycosyltransferase: protein MQNKEGVTIGIPVYNEEKNIQRLLKSLAIQKNVNIDQTIIVNDGSTDNTTAKIHELNTSIKNKLNLHIINLEKNMGKANALNIIFNKANSEILIILDADVILIKSNTLEELLRCFQMDKNIGLVSGWYIMEPLKSTNIIARAYRFSNILLENLSKKKPLYSATGAIMALHKSIYKKLSLPHNVVRDDAYIYLYTVKNGKKYVFCPNARVIIPIYEKMTTKTFLYRQLRATRIPKVFVKEFGQIAIDELKINPSIAIKSFIKSYIKQPFDGTIYLILKVVSSIYKRLSTNTSVRIHWKNYEK from the coding sequence ATGCAAAATAAAGAAGGGGTTACAATTGGAATACCGGTTTACAACGAAGAAAAAAATATACAAAGACTTCTTAAAAGTTTGGCCATTCAAAAAAATGTTAATATAGATCAAACAATCATCGTTAATGATGGTTCTACAGATAATACAACAGCAAAAATACATGAACTTAATACCTCAATAAAAAACAAACTTAATTTACATATAATTAACTTAGAAAAAAACATGGGAAAAGCAAATGCGCTAAACATAATTTTTAACAAAGCAAATTCGGAAATATTGATTATCCTAGATGCAGATGTAATTCTTATAAAAAGCAATACATTAGAAGAATTGTTACGATGCTTTCAAATGGACAAAAACATAGGATTAGTAAGCGGATGGTACATAATGGAGCCGCTTAAATCAACAAATATAATTGCAAGAGCGTATAGATTTTCAAACATATTACTCGAAAATCTAAGCAAAAAGAAACCATTGTATAGTGCCACTGGTGCTATTATGGCTTTACATAAAAGCATTTATAAAAAACTATCACTGCCACACAATGTTGTGAGGGATGATGCATATATTTATCTCTATACAGTAAAAAATGGAAAAAAGTATGTGTTTTGTCCAAACGCAAGAGTAATTATACCTATATATGAAAAAATGACAACTAAAACATTTTTATATAGACAACTTCGTGCTACTCGAATTCCAAAAGTTTTTGTAAAAGAATTTGGACAAATTGCAATTGATGAACTTAAAATAAATCCTTCAATAGCAATTAAATCGTTTATAAAATCTTATATTAAACAACCATTTGATGGTACAATATACCTCATACTAAAAGTTGTATCAAGTATTTATAAAAGACTTTCAACAAACACAAGCGTTAGAATTCATTGGAAAAATTATGAAAAATAA